In a genomic window of Saccharothrix sp. HUAS TT1:
- a CDS encoding ABC transporter ATP-binding protein gives MLLELKDIHVHYGKIAAIKGISLEVAEGEIVSLIGANGAGKTTTLKTISGLRPLTSGQVLFDGQDISKMPGHKRVMAGIGQSPEGRGVFPGMTVQENLLMGAYTRKDALDADLAEVYELFPRLAERKSQFGGTMSGGEQQMVAIGRALMTKPKVLLLDEPSMGLAPMLIAQIFEIIKEINKRGTTVLLVEQNAQQALKLSHRAYVLETGRVVKSAPGPELLDDPQVRAAYLGGH, from the coding sequence ATGCTTCTTGAGCTCAAGGACATCCACGTCCACTACGGCAAGATCGCCGCCATCAAGGGCATCAGCCTGGAAGTGGCGGAGGGTGAGATCGTCTCGCTCATCGGCGCCAACGGCGCGGGCAAGACGACGACGCTGAAGACGATCTCCGGACTGCGCCCGCTGACCAGCGGCCAGGTCCTGTTCGACGGCCAGGACATCTCCAAGATGCCCGGCCACAAGCGGGTCATGGCGGGCATCGGCCAGTCACCGGAGGGCCGCGGCGTGTTCCCCGGCATGACGGTGCAGGAGAACCTGCTGATGGGCGCCTACACCCGCAAGGACGCGCTCGACGCGGACCTGGCCGAGGTCTACGAGCTGTTCCCGCGGCTGGCGGAGCGCAAGAGCCAGTTCGGCGGCACCATGTCCGGCGGCGAGCAGCAGATGGTCGCCATCGGCCGGGCGCTGATGACCAAGCCGAAGGTGCTCCTGCTGGACGAGCCGTCGATGGGCCTCGCGCCCATGCTCATCGCGCAGATCTTCGAGATCATCAAGGAGATCAACAAGCGCGGCACGACCGTGCTGCTGGTGGAGCAGAACGCGCAGCAGGCGCTGAAGCTCTCCCACCGCGCGTACGTGCTGGAGACCGGCCGGGTCGTGAAGAGCGCGCCCGGTCCGGAGCTGCTGGACGACCCCCAGGTGCGCGCGGCGTACCTCGGCGGTCACTGA
- a CDS encoding DUF4352 domain-containing protein: MRRLVAVTAAVLVAAGCGGTPVVAGPETTVSSAPTYPLPAQTVRPDEKPLKIPTTADGDTAFTLVGLTTEVPTLIGSHAEFHAKGQFVRIRMSVINNGRSSVSFDARRHVLVDDHDVEHQTDSQAMTIKRQPERIDLGANVRLEYDVYYDVPKDAKPLALRVYGGPTLTDLKDESSTEIPLAQ; this comes from the coding sequence GTGCGGCGTCTGGTGGCGGTGACGGCCGCCGTGCTGGTGGCGGCCGGTTGTGGCGGCACGCCGGTGGTGGCCGGGCCGGAGACCACGGTCTCCTCGGCGCCGACCTACCCGCTGCCCGCGCAGACGGTGCGGCCGGACGAGAAGCCGCTCAAGATACCCACCACGGCGGACGGCGACACGGCGTTCACGCTGGTCGGGCTCACCACGGAGGTGCCGACGCTGATCGGCAGCCACGCCGAGTTCCACGCCAAGGGCCAGTTCGTCCGGATCCGGATGAGCGTGATCAACAACGGCCGCAGCAGCGTGTCGTTCGACGCCCGCAGGCACGTGCTGGTCGACGACCACGACGTCGAGCACCAGACCGACTCGCAGGCCATGACGATCAAGCGGCAGCCGGAGCGGATCGACCTCGGCGCGAACGTGCGGCTGGAGTACGACGTCTACTACGACGTGCCGAAGGACGCGAAGCCGCTGGCCCTGCGGGTGTACGGCGGTCCGACGCTGACCGACCTGAAGGACGAGTCGAGCACCGAGATCCCGCTGGCCCAGTGA
- a CDS encoding hotdog fold thioesterase has translation MPGSDQAVAHEQLTTKLGIEITRWEADRLVGTMPVKGNRQPYGLLHGGANAALAETLGSIAAAMHAAPERLAVGLELSCTHHRAVTEGVVTGVCTPVHRGRSTATYEIVITDDQDRRACTARLTCFLKDAPKV, from the coding sequence ATGCCCGGCTCCGACCAGGCCGTCGCCCACGAGCAGCTGACCACCAAGCTCGGCATCGAGATCACCCGATGGGAGGCCGACCGGCTGGTCGGGACGATGCCGGTCAAGGGCAACCGGCAGCCGTACGGGCTGCTGCACGGCGGCGCGAACGCGGCGCTGGCCGAGACCCTGGGCTCGATCGCGGCGGCCATGCACGCGGCGCCGGAGCGGCTGGCGGTCGGCCTGGAGCTGTCCTGCACGCACCACCGGGCCGTCACCGAAGGCGTCGTCACGGGCGTGTGCACGCCGGTCCACCGGGGTCGCAGCACGGCCACCTACGAGATCGTCATCACCGACGACCAGGACCGGCGAGCCTGCACGGCCCGGCTGACCTGCTTCCTGAAAGATGCCCCGAAGGTGTGA
- the polA gene encoding DNA polymerase I, whose protein sequence is MSTSEASRLLLVDGHSMAYRAFFALPKENFQTGTGQTTNAVYGFTSMLINLLRDEKPTHIAVAFDVSRKTFRTEAYAEYKAGRSETPDEFRGQVSLIEDVLGTLSIPTLSKADFEADDLIATLTTQATALGFEVLICTGDRDALQLVTDKVTVLYPVKGVSEMARYTPELVLEKQGVPPELYADYAAVRGDSSDNLPNTPGVGPKTIVKLLTQFGSLNGLIDHIDSVPGKVGDALRANLSNIMLNRQLTELVRDVELPVGPDGLAVRPWDRDAVHRLFDELEFRVLRDRLFSTLSTAEPEAEEGFAVSGGPVPVGSVASWLDAHARSGRVGLAFRSTGGELEGLALAAVDGEGGYVEVASLTEADENALAGWLADESAVKAAHDLKLPLRALRARGWELRGVSSDTALAAYLVRPGQRSFALDDLALRYLKRELRAEEPDDGQLSLLADEEEERQKAAQAAIVRAFAVAELADALDAELVATGQESLLANLELPLMMVLDEVEAVGIAIDSEHLAALEAHFAAGVKQAAQDAYGVIGKEINLGSPKQLQAVLFDELNMPKTKKTKTGYTTDADALQSLFESTEHPFLQHLLAHRDVTRLKSTVDGLLKAVADDGRIHTTFHQTIAATGRLSSTDPNLQNIPIRTDEGRRIREAFVVGPGYAELMTADYSQIEMRIMAHLSEDEGLIEAFRSGEDLHTFVASRAFSVPTSEVTGEQRRRVKAMSYGLAYGLSEYGLAQQLRISAVEAREQKEAYFARFGGVRDYLHAVVEDARKKGYTETILGRRRYLPDLNSDNRQRREMAERMALNAPIQGSAADIIKVAMLGVFRALEESGLRSRMLLQVHDELVLEIAEGEREQVEALVRAQMGGAYELSVAMEVSVGVGRSWDAAAH, encoded by the coding sequence GTGAGCACTTCAGAAGCCTCCCGCCTGCTGCTGGTCGACGGCCACTCGATGGCCTACCGGGCCTTCTTCGCGCTGCCCAAGGAGAACTTCCAGACGGGCACGGGCCAGACGACCAACGCGGTCTACGGCTTCACCTCGATGCTCATCAACCTGCTGCGCGACGAGAAGCCCACGCACATCGCGGTGGCGTTCGACGTCTCGCGCAAGACGTTCCGCACCGAGGCGTACGCGGAGTACAAGGCCGGCCGCAGCGAGACGCCGGACGAGTTCCGCGGCCAGGTCAGCCTCATCGAGGACGTGCTGGGCACGCTGTCCATCCCCACGCTGTCGAAGGCCGACTTCGAGGCCGACGACCTGATCGCCACGCTCACCACGCAGGCCACGGCGCTCGGCTTCGAGGTGCTGATCTGCACCGGCGACCGCGACGCGCTGCAGCTGGTGACCGACAAGGTGACGGTGCTGTACCCGGTCAAGGGCGTGTCCGAGATGGCCAGGTACACCCCCGAGCTGGTGCTGGAGAAGCAGGGCGTGCCGCCCGAGCTGTACGCCGACTACGCGGCGGTGCGCGGCGACTCGTCGGACAACCTGCCCAACACCCCCGGCGTCGGCCCGAAGACCATCGTCAAGCTGCTCACCCAGTTCGGCTCGCTGAACGGCCTGATCGACCACATCGACTCGGTGCCCGGGAAGGTGGGCGACGCGCTGCGCGCCAACCTGTCGAACATCATGCTGAACCGGCAGCTCACCGAGCTGGTGCGGGACGTGGAGCTGCCCGTCGGCCCGGACGGGCTGGCCGTCCGGCCGTGGGACCGCGACGCGGTGCACCGGCTGTTCGACGAGCTGGAGTTCCGGGTGCTGCGGGACCGGCTGTTCTCCACCCTGTCCACCGCCGAGCCGGAGGCCGAGGAGGGCTTCGCGGTCAGCGGCGGCCCGGTGCCGGTCGGCTCGGTGGCGTCGTGGCTCGACGCGCACGCCCGGTCCGGCCGGGTCGGCCTCGCGTTCCGCTCGACCGGCGGCGAGCTGGAGGGCCTGGCGCTGGCCGCGGTCGACGGCGAGGGCGGGTACGTCGAGGTCGCGTCGCTGACCGAGGCCGACGAGAACGCGCTGGCCGGGTGGCTGGCCGACGAGTCGGCGGTGAAGGCGGCGCACGACCTGAAGCTGCCGCTGCGCGCCCTGCGGGCACGCGGCTGGGAGCTGCGCGGCGTCAGCAGCGACACGGCGCTGGCCGCGTACCTGGTGCGGCCCGGCCAGCGGTCGTTCGCGCTGGACGACCTGGCGCTGCGCTACCTCAAGCGCGAGCTGCGGGCCGAGGAGCCCGACGACGGCCAGCTGTCGCTGCTGGCCGACGAGGAGGAGGAGCGGCAGAAGGCGGCGCAGGCGGCGATCGTGCGGGCGTTCGCGGTGGCCGAGCTGGCCGACGCGCTGGACGCGGAGCTGGTCGCCACCGGCCAGGAGTCGCTGCTGGCGAACCTGGAGCTGCCGCTGATGATGGTGCTGGACGAGGTGGAGGCGGTCGGCATCGCGATCGACTCCGAGCACCTGGCGGCGCTGGAGGCGCACTTCGCGGCGGGCGTGAAGCAGGCGGCGCAGGACGCGTACGGGGTGATCGGCAAGGAGATCAACCTCGGCTCGCCCAAGCAGCTCCAGGCGGTGCTGTTCGACGAGCTGAACATGCCGAAGACGAAGAAGACGAAGACCGGGTACACGACCGACGCGGACGCGCTGCAGAGCCTGTTCGAGTCCACCGAGCACCCGTTCCTGCAGCACCTGCTCGCGCACCGGGACGTGACCAGGCTGAAGTCGACGGTGGACGGCCTGCTCAAGGCGGTCGCCGACGACGGCCGCATCCACACCACGTTCCACCAGACGATCGCGGCGACCGGTCGGCTGTCGTCCACCGACCCGAACCTGCAGAACATCCCGATCCGCACCGACGAGGGCAGGCGGATCCGCGAGGCGTTCGTGGTCGGGCCCGGCTACGCCGAGCTGATGACGGCGGACTACAGCCAGATCGAGATGCGGATCATGGCCCACCTGTCCGAGGACGAGGGCCTGATCGAGGCGTTCCGCAGCGGCGAGGACCTGCACACGTTCGTCGCGTCGCGGGCGTTCTCGGTGCCGACGTCGGAGGTGACCGGCGAGCAGCGCCGCCGGGTGAAGGCCATGTCGTACGGGCTGGCCTACGGGCTGTCCGAGTACGGGCTGGCGCAGCAGCTGCGGATCTCGGCGGTCGAGGCGCGGGAGCAGAAGGAGGCGTACTTCGCCCGGTTCGGCGGGGTGCGCGACTACCTGCACGCCGTGGTCGAGGACGCGCGGAAGAAGGGCTACACCGAGACCATCCTCGGTCGGCGGCGCTACCTGCCCGACCTGAACAGCGACAACCGGCAGCGCCGGGAGATGGCCGAGCGGATGGCGTTGAACGCGCCGATCCAGGGCAGCGCGGCGGACATCATCAAGGTGGCGATGCTCGGCGTGTTCCGCGCGCTGGAGGAGTCGGGCCTGCGGTCGCGGATGCTGCTGCAGGTGCACGACGAACTGGTGCTGGAGATCGCCGAGGGGGAGCGCGAGCAGGTCGAGGCGCTGGTCCGGGCGCAGATGGGCGGCGCGTACGAGCTGTCGGTGGCCATGGAGGTCTCCGTCGGCGTGGGCCGCTCCTGGGACGCGGCGGCGCACTGA
- a CDS encoding winged helix-turn-helix transcriptional regulator — MAHVKVADELCTVSLPAALLGERWTLLLLRQAFLGTRRFEDFQVAMDISRSVLTERLGTLVEEGILRREAYKDVRTRYEYRLTEKGHDLYPVLMALRKWGDRWMAPAEGPSFDLHHRTCGGDVGVHVSCEGCGDELTARDVRVTPLR; from the coding sequence ATGGCGCACGTGAAGGTTGCCGACGAGCTGTGCACCGTCTCGCTGCCCGCCGCCCTGCTGGGCGAGCGGTGGACGTTGCTGCTGTTGCGGCAGGCGTTCCTGGGCACGCGGCGGTTCGAGGACTTCCAGGTGGCCATGGACATCTCGCGCAGCGTGCTGACCGAGCGGCTGGGCACGCTGGTCGAGGAGGGCATCCTGCGCCGCGAGGCGTACAAGGACGTGCGGACGCGGTACGAGTACCGGCTGACCGAGAAGGGCCACGACCTCTACCCGGTGCTGATGGCCCTGCGGAAGTGGGGCGACCGCTGGATGGCGCCCGCCGAGGGCCCGTCGTTCGACCTGCACCACCGCACGTGCGGCGGCGACGTCGGGGTGCACGTGTCGTGCGAGGGGTGCGGCGACGAGCTGACCGCGCGGGACGTCCGCGTCACGCCGCTGCGCTGA
- a CDS encoding N-acetyltransferase family protein → MRVRELHAAEAGDAVDTVFHGLSARSRYLRFHAPVPRLTATMRRRLTDLDGHRRAAVVAECRRTPVGIARLVATGDDTAEIALAVVDPWQRKGVGTELMTALGRLATDLRYAELHGDVLGENVPVLRLVGRVFPGARLTRDEDDVIRVSYPLAFDLTHEELVADLRW, encoded by the coding sequence ATGAGAGTCCGCGAACTGCACGCCGCCGAAGCGGGCGACGCCGTCGACACCGTCTTCCACGGCCTGTCCGCGCGGAGCCGCTACCTGCGCTTCCACGCCCCGGTGCCGCGCCTCACCGCGACCATGCGCCGCCGCCTCACCGACCTCGACGGCCACCGCAGGGCCGCCGTCGTGGCCGAGTGCCGCCGCACGCCGGTCGGCATCGCCCGGCTGGTCGCCACCGGCGACGACACCGCCGAGATCGCCCTGGCCGTGGTCGACCCGTGGCAGCGCAAGGGCGTCGGCACGGAGCTGATGACCGCCCTCGGCCGGCTCGCCACCGACCTGCGCTACGCCGAGCTGCACGGCGACGTCCTCGGCGAGAACGTCCCGGTGCTGCGCCTGGTCGGCCGGGTCTTCCCGGGCGCCCGGCTCACCCGCGACGAGGACGACGTCATCCGGGTGAGCTACCCCCTGGCCTTCGACCTGACCCACGAGGAACTGGTGGCCGACCTGCGGTGGTGA
- a CDS encoding Gfo/Idh/MocA family protein codes for MARRRYAVVGTGARAELHVDAIVQHAEHGELVAFCDVNATRMAAHNERLARPVPTYAAGDFLRMIEAERVDVVVVCTVDRHHDTYVVEALDAGCDVVTEKPMTIDPAGAGKVFDAVERTDGRVTVTFNYRYNPVHEKVRELLAGGEVGEIGSVHFEWLLDVRHGADYFRRWHRLKANSGGLLVHKATHHFDLLNWWIGSVPEVVYAHGKLFFYGDENGERHGNHRPYDRVHGSPEAADDPFALHVERDDWLRRLYLDAEHEDGYRRDRNPFAPGVSIEDDMSVLVRYANGADLTYHLTAYSPWEGYRLMVNGSRGRLELEVVENTWVSGQQPAVHGKQANPEEGHARLTVQSLFERAREVPLEHGGDGHGGADRRMTEVLYGEPGQADPLGRRATHRDGVLSLLTGFAANRSLETGEPVRVAELSDPGWR; via the coding sequence ATGGCACGCAGGCGCTACGCGGTCGTCGGCACCGGCGCACGGGCCGAGTTGCACGTGGACGCGATCGTCCAGCACGCGGAGCACGGGGAGCTGGTCGCGTTCTGCGACGTGAACGCCACCCGCATGGCCGCGCACAACGAACGCCTGGCCCGACCCGTGCCGACCTACGCCGCCGGGGACTTCCTCCGGATGATCGAGGCCGAGCGGGTCGACGTGGTGGTGGTCTGCACGGTCGACCGCCACCACGACACCTACGTCGTGGAGGCCCTGGACGCGGGCTGCGACGTGGTCACCGAGAAGCCGATGACGATCGACCCGGCCGGCGCGGGCAAGGTCTTCGACGCGGTCGAGCGCACCGACGGCCGGGTCACCGTCACGTTCAACTACCGCTACAACCCGGTGCACGAGAAGGTCCGCGAGCTGCTGGCCGGCGGCGAGGTCGGCGAGATCGGCTCGGTGCACTTCGAGTGGCTGCTCGACGTCCGCCACGGCGCCGACTACTTCCGCCGCTGGCACCGGCTCAAGGCGAACTCCGGCGGGCTGCTGGTGCACAAGGCCACCCACCACTTCGACCTGCTCAACTGGTGGATCGGCTCCGTGCCCGAGGTCGTCTACGCGCACGGCAAGCTGTTCTTCTACGGCGATGAGAACGGCGAGCGGCACGGCAACCACCGGCCGTACGACCGGGTGCACGGCTCGCCGGAGGCCGCCGACGACCCGTTCGCGCTGCACGTGGAGCGCGACGACTGGCTGCGCCGGCTCTACCTCGACGCCGAGCACGAGGACGGCTACCGCCGCGACCGGAACCCCTTCGCGCCCGGGGTGTCCATTGAGGACGACATGTCCGTGCTCGTGCGCTACGCCAACGGGGCCGACCTCACCTACCACCTGACGGCGTACTCGCCGTGGGAGGGCTACCGGCTGATGGTCAACGGCAGCCGAGGCCGGCTGGAGCTGGAGGTCGTGGAGAACACGTGGGTCAGCGGGCAGCAACCCGCGGTGCACGGCAAGCAGGCCAACCCGGAGGAGGGGCACGCCCGGCTGACCGTGCAGTCGCTCTTCGAACGGGCGCGCGAGGTGCCGCTGGAGCACGGCGGCGACGGGCACGGCGGCGCGGACCGGCGGATGACCGAAGTGCTCTACGGCGAGCCCGGCCAGGCCGATCCGCTGGGCCGCCGGGCCACCCACCGGGACGGGGTGTTGTCGCTGCTCACCGGGTTCGCGGCGAACCGCAGCCTGGAGACCGGCGAGCCGGTCCGCGTGGCGGAGTTGTCGGACCCCGGTTGGCGGTAG
- a CDS encoding AAA family ATPase, translating into MPLLGPADELPHPPRRVLVAGTSGSGKTTLARSVAAVLGLPHVEVDSLYHGPQWTKRSEFEDDVRRLVKGEAWAAEWQYSLVRPLLLEHADTLLWLDHPRAVVMRRLTVRTVRRRLRREELWNGNVEPPLRTVFTDPEHLLRWAWKSHTRTGRRVRAVLDGEHADRLAVVRLRGQRQVDQWRSGPLRRAAERGEESVR; encoded by the coding sequence GTGCCGCTCCTGGGACCAGCCGACGAGTTGCCGCACCCGCCGCGCCGGGTGCTCGTGGCCGGCACGTCCGGCTCCGGGAAAACGACCCTGGCGCGTTCCGTCGCCGCCGTCCTGGGCCTGCCCCACGTCGAGGTCGACTCGCTCTACCACGGTCCACAGTGGACGAAGCGGTCGGAGTTCGAGGACGACGTGCGGCGGCTCGTCAAGGGCGAGGCGTGGGCCGCGGAGTGGCAGTACAGCCTGGTGCGACCGCTGCTGCTGGAGCACGCGGACACGCTGCTCTGGCTGGACCACCCGCGGGCGGTGGTGATGCGGCGGCTCACGGTGCGCACGGTGCGGCGCAGGCTCCGCCGCGAGGAGCTGTGGAACGGCAACGTCGAACCGCCCCTGCGCACGGTGTTCACCGATCCGGAACACCTGCTGCGGTGGGCGTGGAAGTCGCACACCCGCACCGGGCGCCGGGTCCGCGCGGTGCTCGACGGCGAGCACGCGGACCGGCTCGCGGTGGTGCGGCTGCGAGGACAGCGTCAGGTCGACCAATGGCGGTCCGGACCGCTGCGGCGGGCCGCGGAGCGCGGCGAGGAGTCGGTGCGATGA